One part of the Leclercia sp. LSNIH1 genome encodes these proteins:
- the rhtA gene encoding threonine/homoserine exporter RhtA, with product MPGLSRRAPVWLPVIVILIAMLSIQSGASLAKSLFPLVGAPGVTALRIALGTLILVVIFNPWRLRFQKEQRLPLLFYGLSLGAMNYLFYLSIQTVPLGIAVALEFTGPLAVALFSSRRRVDFIWVVLAVLGLWFLLPLGQDVSHVDLTGAALALGAGACWAIYILTGQRAGEEHGPATVALGSLIAAIVFVPLGMAQATESIWQWSILPVGLAVAVLSTALPYSLEMIALTRLPTRIFGTLMSMEPALAAISGMVFLGESLTFTQTLALCSIIAASMGSTLTLRRESKVEEVDIR from the coding sequence ATGCCTGGGTTGTCTCGCAGGGCGCCGGTCTGGTTGCCCGTCATCGTTATCCTTATTGCTATGCTCTCCATTCAGAGCGGCGCGTCGCTGGCAAAATCGCTCTTTCCGCTAGTGGGTGCCCCTGGCGTGACGGCGCTGCGTATTGCGCTCGGCACCCTCATTCTGGTTGTGATTTTTAACCCCTGGCGGCTGCGCTTTCAGAAGGAGCAGCGCCTGCCCCTGCTGTTTTACGGGCTTTCTCTGGGGGCGATGAACTACCTCTTCTACCTGTCGATTCAGACGGTGCCGCTGGGGATCGCCGTGGCGCTGGAGTTCACCGGCCCGCTGGCGGTAGCCCTTTTCTCCTCCCGACGTCGGGTAGACTTTATCTGGGTGGTGCTGGCGGTGCTCGGGCTATGGTTTCTCCTGCCGCTGGGCCAGGACGTCTCGCACGTTGATCTCACTGGTGCGGCGCTGGCGCTGGGGGCCGGTGCCTGCTGGGCCATCTATATTCTGACCGGACAGCGCGCAGGAGAAGAGCACGGCCCGGCCACGGTCGCCCTCGGATCGCTTATCGCCGCCATTGTTTTCGTTCCGCTGGGGATGGCCCAGGCCACCGAATCGATCTGGCAGTGGTCAATCCTGCCGGTGGGGCTGGCGGTGGCGGTGCTCTCCACCGCGCTCCCCTACTCACTGGAGATGATTGCCTTAACACGCCTGCCGACGCGTATTTTCGGCACCCTGATGAGCATGGAACCGGCGCTGGCGGCAATATCCGGGATGGTGTTTCTTGGCGAATCCCTGACCTTCACCCAGACTCTGGCGCTCTGCTCAATCATTGCCGCCTCGATGGGTTCGACCCTTACCCTGCGCCGGGAGAGTAAAGTCGAAGAGGTGGATATCCGCTAG
- the ompX gene encoding outer membrane protein OmpX encodes MKKIACLSALAAVLAVTAGSAMADTSTVTGGYAQSDMQGVMNKTNGFNLKYRYEQDNNPLGVIGSFTYTEKDRSEDGAYNKGQYYGITAGPAYRLNDWASIYGVVGVGYGKFQQTENQGFNRTASNSDYGFSYGAGMQFNPVENVALDFSYEQSRIRNVDVGTWIAGVGYRF; translated from the coding sequence ATGAAAAAAATTGCATGTCTTTCAGCACTGGCGGCAGTTCTGGCTGTTACCGCAGGTTCCGCAATGGCGGATACTTCTACCGTTACTGGCGGTTACGCTCAGAGCGATATGCAGGGCGTGATGAACAAAACCAACGGTTTCAACCTGAAATATCGCTACGAGCAGGATAACAACCCACTGGGTGTTATCGGTTCCTTCACTTACACCGAGAAAGACCGTTCTGAAGACGGCGCGTACAACAAAGGTCAGTACTACGGCATCACCGCTGGCCCGGCTTACCGTCTGAACGACTGGGCGAGCATCTACGGTGTTGTGGGTGTTGGCTACGGTAAATTCCAGCAGACTGAAAACCAGGGCTTCAACCGTACTGCAAGCAACAGCGACTACGGCTTCTCCTATGGCGCAGGTATGCAGTTCAACCCAGTTGAAAACGTTGCGCTGGACTTCTCCTATGAGCAGAGCCGCATCCGTAACGTTGACGTTGGCACCTGGATCGCGGGCGTAGGTTACCGCTTCTAA
- a CDS encoding phosphoethanolamine transferase — protein MNLTLKETLITRSRALSPWTGFYFLQSLLINFALGYEFSLLYAVAFTCILHLLWLGAPRLQKGVVGICSLVAAMYFPFGQAYGAPNFNTLLAMHSTNMEESTEILTIFPWYSYIVALFIFALGVIAVRRKPQPRNAWSKIDSLCLVFSVVAFFVAPVQNLAWGGVFKLKDTGYPVFRFVKDVVVNNQEVVEEQARMAELSQMKDTWNVLGVKPKYHIYMVVIGESARRDALGAFGGHWNNTPFASKVNGTLFTDYIAASGSTQKSLGLTLNRVVDNKPQYQDNFVTLANRADFQSWWFSNQGQIGEYDTAIASIAKRADEVHFLKSGDFEADKNTRDEALLKMTEQVFSSHRTQPQLIVLHLMGSHPQACDRTQGKYAEFVQSKETSCYLYTMTQTDDLLSKLYAQLQNTGESFSMVYFSDHGLAFKERGKEVQYLAHDDAYQQNFQVPFMVLSSDDKAHRIIKARRSANDFLSFFSQWTGIRAKEIANKYRFLSNDKAPPVYVTNFKLQKVDYNHLGTDLFETKSR, from the coding sequence ATGAATTTAACCCTGAAAGAGACGCTCATTACCCGCAGCCGGGCCTTAAGCCCGTGGACGGGATTCTATTTTTTACAGTCGCTGCTGATTAACTTTGCCCTGGGCTACGAATTCAGCCTGCTGTATGCCGTTGCCTTCACCTGTATCCTGCATCTGTTATGGCTCGGCGCGCCGCGACTGCAGAAAGGGGTGGTTGGGATCTGCTCGCTGGTGGCGGCCATGTATTTCCCGTTTGGTCAGGCCTACGGCGCGCCAAACTTTAATACCCTGCTGGCGATGCACTCCACCAACATGGAAGAGTCGACGGAGATCCTCACCATCTTCCCGTGGTACAGCTATATTGTCGCCCTGTTTATCTTTGCGCTCGGCGTGATTGCCGTGCGCCGTAAGCCCCAGCCCAGAAACGCGTGGAGCAAAATCGACAGCCTGTGCCTGGTCTTCAGCGTGGTGGCCTTTTTCGTCGCCCCGGTGCAGAACCTGGCCTGGGGCGGCGTCTTCAAGCTGAAAGATACCGGCTATCCGGTGTTTCGCTTCGTCAAAGATGTGGTGGTGAACAACCAGGAAGTGGTTGAAGAGCAGGCCCGGATGGCCGAACTGTCACAGATGAAGGACACCTGGAACGTGCTGGGGGTAAAACCGAAGTATCACATCTATATGGTGGTGATCGGTGAAAGTGCCCGCCGCGATGCGCTGGGGGCGTTTGGCGGCCACTGGAATAACACCCCGTTTGCCAGCAAGGTCAACGGCACCCTGTTTACCGATTACATTGCCGCCAGCGGTTCAACCCAGAAGTCGCTGGGGCTGACGCTTAACCGGGTAGTGGATAACAAGCCACAGTATCAGGATAACTTTGTGACCCTCGCCAACCGCGCGGACTTCCAGAGCTGGTGGTTCTCCAACCAGGGGCAGATCGGGGAATACGATACCGCCATCGCCAGCATTGCCAAACGGGCTGACGAAGTGCATTTCCTGAAAAGCGGTGATTTCGAGGCGGATAAAAATACCCGGGATGAGGCGTTACTGAAGATGACCGAACAGGTCTTCAGCAGCCATCGCACCCAGCCGCAGCTGATCGTTCTGCACCTGATGGGCTCCCACCCGCAGGCCTGCGATCGCACTCAGGGGAAATATGCCGAGTTCGTGCAGTCGAAAGAGACCTCGTGCTATCTCTACACCATGACCCAGACCGATGACCTGCTCAGCAAGCTCTATGCCCAGCTGCAAAACACCGGCGAGAGCTTCTCGATGGTCTATTTCTCCGATCACGGGCTGGCGTTCAAGGAGCGCGGAAAAGAGGTGCAGTATCTGGCGCACGACGACGCTTATCAGCAGAACTTCCAGGTGCCGTTTATGGTGCTGTCGAGCGATGACAAAGCCCATCGCATCATCAAAGCGCGCCGCTCGGCGAATGATTTCCTGAGCTTCTTCTCGCAGTGGACGGGGATCAGGGCCAAAGAGATCGCGAATAAGTACCGCTTCCTGTCGAATGACAAAGCGCCGCCGGTGTATGTGACCAACTTTAAATTACAGAAAGTCGATTACAACCATCTGGGGACGGATCTGTTTGAAACGAAAAGCCGGTAG
- the mntS gene encoding manganase accumulation protein MntS, with protein MNEFKRCMRVFSHSPFKVRLMLLNMICDIINGKPEQNKPSH; from the coding sequence ATGAACGAATTCAAGAGGTGTATGCGCGTGTTTAGCCACTCTCCCTTTAAGGTACGCTTAATGCTGCTGAATATGATTTGCGACATCATCAACGGCAAGCCAGAGCAGAACAAACCTTCCCACTAA
- the mntR gene encoding manganese-binding transcriptional regulator MntR gives MNRRAGKPTTKKMTQLVNVEEHVEGFRQVREAHRRELIDDYVELISDLIREVGEARQVDMAARLGVSQPTVAKMLKRLATVGLIEMIPWRGVFLTPEGEKLAQASRERHQIVENFLLVLGVSPEIARRDAEGMEHHVSEETLQQFLAFTLKHGSAAE, from the coding sequence ATGAATCGCCGTGCAGGTAAACCAACAACAAAAAAAATGACGCAACTGGTCAATGTCGAAGAGCATGTCGAAGGCTTTCGCCAGGTTCGCGAAGCGCATCGCCGCGAACTGATTGATGACTATGTCGAGCTGATCTCGGATCTGATCCGCGAAGTAGGGGAGGCCCGTCAGGTGGATATGGCGGCGCGTCTCGGCGTCTCGCAGCCGACGGTGGCAAAAATGCTCAAGCGTCTGGCCACGGTGGGCCTGATCGAAATGATCCCCTGGCGCGGCGTCTTTCTCACTCCGGAAGGGGAAAAGCTGGCGCAGGCGAGCCGCGAGCGCCATCAGATTGTCGAAAACTTCCTGTTGGTGCTGGGCGTAAGCCCTGAGATTGCCCGCCGGGATGCCGAGGGGATGGAACACCACGTTAGCGAAGAGACGTTGCAGCAGTTCCTGGCCTTTACGCTGAAACACGGATCCGCCGCAGAATGA
- a CDS encoding anion transporter — MTFPGLRALARDRFFHLLLVVGIGLSFLVPFAPERWPAAIDWHTIITLAGLMMLTKGVEQSGFFDVLGRKMVRRFATERRLALFMVFSAALLSTFLTNDVALFIVVPLTLTLRKLCEIPVNRMIIFEALAVNAGSLLTPIGNPQNILLWGRSGLSFAAFTWQMAPLALVMMLTLALLCWFAFPATPLRYHSGSAVAQAKPRLAWSCLALYLVFLVALDLKQEPWGVLLVAGGFLLLARRVLISVDWTLLLVFMAMFIDVHLLIQVPALQGVLQNVTHLSQPGLWLTAIGLSQFISNVPSTILLLNYVPPTALLAWAVNVGGFGLLPGSLANLIALRMANDRRIWWRFHLWSLPMLAWAGFVGFGLFLLI; from the coding sequence ATGACCTTTCCAGGCCTGCGGGCGCTGGCCCGCGATCGCTTCTTTCATCTGTTGCTGGTGGTCGGGATTGGACTCAGTTTTCTGGTGCCCTTCGCACCTGAGCGCTGGCCTGCCGCCATCGACTGGCACACCATTATTACCCTCGCCGGACTGATGATGCTCACCAAAGGGGTCGAGCAGAGCGGCTTTTTTGACGTACTCGGGCGCAAGATGGTGCGCCGTTTCGCTACCGAGCGGCGCCTGGCGCTGTTTATGGTCTTCTCTGCCGCGCTGCTCTCCACCTTCCTGACCAATGATGTGGCGCTGTTTATCGTGGTGCCGCTGACGCTCACGCTGCGCAAGCTGTGCGAAATCCCGGTCAACCGGATGATCATCTTCGAGGCGCTGGCGGTTAACGCCGGGTCGCTGTTGACCCCGATTGGTAATCCGCAAAACATCCTGCTATGGGGGCGCTCCGGGCTGTCGTTCGCCGCCTTTACCTGGCAGATGGCGCCGCTGGCGCTGGTGATGATGCTCACCCTGGCGCTGCTGTGCTGGTTTGCTTTCCCGGCAACGCCGCTGCGCTACCACAGCGGCAGCGCCGTCGCCCAGGCGAAACCGCGGCTGGCGTGGAGTTGTCTGGCGCTCTATCTGGTCTTTCTGGTGGCCCTCGATCTGAAGCAGGAGCCATGGGGAGTGCTGCTGGTAGCGGGGGGCTTCCTGCTGCTGGCGCGTCGGGTGCTGATAAGCGTCGACTGGACGCTACTGCTGGTGTTTATGGCGATGTTTATCGATGTGCACCTGCTAATTCAGGTCCCGGCGTTGCAGGGCGTACTGCAAAATGTCACCCATCTGTCGCAGCCGGGACTGTGGTTGACCGCCATCGGGCTGTCGCAGTTTATCAGCAACGTGCCCTCTACCATTCTGCTGCTGAACTATGTGCCGCCGACGGCGTTGCTGGCCTGGGCGGTAAACGTTGGGGGCTTTGGTCTGCTGCCGGGATCCCTCGCTAACCTCATCGCCCTGCGGATGGCAAACGATCGTCGTATCTGGTGGCGCTTCCATCTCTGGTCGCTGCCGATGCTGGCCTGGGCCGGGTTCGTCGGTTTCGGATTATTCCTTCTCATATAG
- a CDS encoding HlyD family secretion protein, whose translation MAEENHTSDDADNKDSKETERKRPGKKPLIILGIVVIVMVIVALVWWLMTRNQETTDDAFTEGDAVTIAPKTAGYVTELRVRDNQRVKKGDLLVTIDPRDTLAQRDQAKAQLGLAEAQLHQAQAQLALSKVQYPAQRDEANAQVIKAQADLANAQAEYRRQRGVDPRATTQQSIDAANAQLRSAQAQLASAKAQLEVASQVQLQIRQQETNVEARERQVEQARAQLETAELNLSYTQVRAPFDGYITKRNVQTGTLVQAGTALFSLVSSDIWVVANFKESQLERMRPGNKVTLSVDAWPDMELEGHVDSIQQGSGSRFAAFPSENATGNFVKIVQRVPVKIVIDKGLDPNKPLPLGLSVEPKVTVE comes from the coding sequence ATGGCCGAAGAAAACCACACCTCTGACGACGCAGATAATAAAGACAGTAAAGAGACTGAACGTAAACGCCCCGGCAAAAAACCGCTGATTATTCTGGGTATTGTGGTGATCGTGATGGTCATCGTGGCCCTGGTCTGGTGGTTGATGACCCGCAACCAGGAGACCACCGACGATGCCTTCACCGAAGGCGACGCCGTCACCATCGCCCCGAAAACCGCAGGCTACGTCACCGAACTGCGGGTGCGGGATAACCAGCGGGTGAAAAAAGGCGATCTGCTGGTGACCATCGATCCCCGGGATACGCTCGCCCAGCGCGATCAGGCTAAAGCCCAGTTGGGTCTGGCCGAGGCCCAATTGCATCAGGCCCAGGCGCAGCTTGCCCTCTCGAAAGTGCAATATCCCGCCCAGCGCGACGAAGCGAATGCCCAGGTGATTAAAGCCCAGGCCGATCTCGCCAATGCCCAGGCGGAGTATCGCCGTCAGCGCGGCGTCGATCCCCGCGCCACTACCCAACAGAGCATCGACGCGGCCAATGCCCAGCTGCGCAGCGCCCAGGCCCAGCTAGCCAGCGCCAAAGCGCAGCTTGAGGTGGCCTCCCAGGTGCAACTGCAAATTCGCCAGCAGGAGACCAACGTCGAAGCCCGGGAACGTCAGGTGGAGCAGGCGCGCGCCCAGCTGGAGACCGCCGAGCTGAACCTTTCTTACACCCAGGTGCGTGCTCCCTTTGATGGCTACATCACGAAGCGCAACGTCCAGACCGGCACCCTGGTGCAGGCGGGCACCGCGCTCTTTTCTCTGGTTTCGAGCGATATCTGGGTGGTGGCCAACTTCAAAGAGTCCCAGCTGGAGCGGATGCGCCCCGGGAATAAGGTTACGCTGAGCGTGGACGCCTGGCCGGATATGGAGCTGGAAGGGCATGTCGACTCTATCCAGCAGGGGAGCGGCTCGCGCTTTGCCGCCTTCCCGTCGGAGAACGCCACCGGTAACTTCGTGAAGATCGTCCAGCGCGTGCCGGTGAAAATTGTTATTGATAAAGGGCTGGACCCTAATAAGCCGCTGCCGCTGGGCCTGTCGGTTGAGCCGAAGGTAACCGTGGAATGA
- a CDS encoding DHA2 family efflux MFS transporter permease subunit: MTDHSHENWRPASNPWAVAIVVTLAVFMEILDTTIVNVALPHVAGSLSASYDESTWVLTSYLVANGIVLPISAFLSRLFGRKQFFLICIVMFTICSFLCGIATELWQIILFRILQGFFGGGLQPTQQSVLLDYFKPEDRGKAFGLSSIAIIVAPVLGPTLGGWITDNYSWRWVFFINIPVGIVTVLAIYQLLEDPPWESKSKEKLSVDWTGIGLIALGLGCLQVMLDRGEDEDWFNSNFTRTFAVLTLIGIIGAIYWLLYAKKPVVDLHCMKDKNFAVSSLLMAGMAMILYGSSVVIPQLAQQDLGYTATWSGLVLSPGAILIVLTIPLVLKLMPIVQTRWIIAFGFACLATAFFWSRTLTPDIDFETLVLFRSAQSIGLGFLFVPLTTIAFISIPRRLNADAAALFTMFRNVAGSVGISLSTAAITERSQAHSAHLATHTSAFDEPFQQTIREMAQAIQNFTTQVGDPTGIATGRMYQAMIEQSRFLAYVDVFTILSAVALLLIPFCLLLSPVKSEGSAGAH, translated from the coding sequence ATGACCGACCACAGCCATGAAAACTGGCGGCCCGCCAGCAACCCGTGGGCGGTGGCGATCGTCGTCACCCTCGCGGTGTTTATGGAGATCCTCGACACCACCATCGTGAACGTGGCGCTGCCCCACGTGGCGGGCTCGCTCTCCGCCAGCTATGACGAATCCACCTGGGTGCTCACCAGCTATCTGGTGGCGAACGGCATCGTGCTCCCCATCTCGGCGTTTCTGAGCCGGCTTTTTGGCCGCAAGCAGTTCTTCCTGATCTGCATTGTGATGTTCACCATCTGCTCCTTCCTGTGCGGGATCGCCACCGAGCTTTGGCAGATCATCCTGTTCCGTATTCTGCAGGGCTTCTTTGGTGGCGGGCTGCAGCCGACCCAGCAGTCGGTGCTGCTCGACTACTTTAAGCCGGAAGATCGCGGTAAGGCTTTTGGCCTGTCGTCCATCGCCATTATTGTCGCCCCGGTGCTGGGGCCGACGCTTGGCGGCTGGATCACCGATAACTACTCCTGGCGCTGGGTGTTCTTTATTAACATTCCGGTGGGGATAGTGACCGTTCTGGCGATCTATCAGCTGCTGGAAGATCCGCCCTGGGAGAGTAAATCGAAGGAGAAACTCTCCGTCGACTGGACCGGCATCGGGCTTATCGCCCTTGGCCTCGGCTGCCTGCAGGTGATGCTCGACCGCGGGGAAGACGAAGACTGGTTTAACTCGAACTTTACGCGCACCTTCGCCGTCCTGACGTTGATCGGCATTATCGGCGCCATCTACTGGCTGCTGTATGCCAAAAAGCCGGTGGTGGATCTGCACTGCATGAAGGATAAAAACTTCGCGGTCTCCAGCCTGCTGATGGCCGGTATGGCGATGATCCTCTACGGCAGTTCGGTGGTGATCCCGCAGCTGGCGCAGCAGGACCTGGGCTATACCGCCACCTGGTCAGGGCTGGTGCTCTCGCCCGGCGCGATCCTCATTGTGCTGACCATCCCGCTGGTGCTGAAGCTGATGCCGATTGTGCAGACGCGCTGGATCATCGCCTTCGGCTTTGCCTGCCTGGCGACGGCCTTCTTCTGGTCGCGGACGCTGACGCCGGATATCGACTTCGAGACCCTGGTGCTGTTCCGCAGCGCCCAATCGATTGGGCTGGGGTTCCTGTTTGTGCCCCTGACCACCATCGCCTTTATCTCGATCCCCCGGCGGCTGAACGCCGACGCTGCGGCGCTCTTTACCATGTTCCGCAACGTGGCGGGGTCGGTGGGCATTTCGCTCTCGACGGCAGCCATCACCGAGCGCTCCCAGGCCCACAGCGCGCATCTCGCCACGCATACCTCGGCGTTTGATGAGCCGTTCCAGCAGACGATCCGCGAGATGGCCCAGGCGATCCAGAACTTTACCACCCAGGTGGGCGACCCCACCGGCATCGCCACCGGGCGCATGTACCAGGCGATGATTGAGCAGTCGCGTTTCCTGGCCTACGTGGACGTCTTCACCATTCTGAGCGCGGTGGCCCTCTTACTGATTCCGTTTTGTTTGTTGCTCTCGCCGGTTAAGAGCGAGGGGAGTGCAGGAGCACACTGA
- a CDS encoding efflux transporter outer membrane subunit yields the protein MMIRRLSPLMLMLLLAGCAVGPDYQQPAPQTPSQWNDPGDGGVKSQTASSAINPRWWKTFGDPQLDSLIERAIAGNLSLQQTVLRIAGAREQINQAGGAFFPAVNGNLQATRQQLGLEGELKSHGVYDQLDDVDPELRGALGPLTQPINLYQGSFDAQWELDLWGKVRRQVEAANAQQQAAIEQRNDALVSLEAEVARAWLQLRGAQSSIATLNTQIESAQQTLDLTSSRQRGGLSPQMDVENARAQLGNLEAQLPQYEAQARQAMNGLAILLGKPPGALDGELQASKPLSELPEIVPTGIPSTLARRRPDVREAEANLHAATAQIGVSVAQLFPSVSLSGQFGLRNSEASWLTDWSSHFYSVGPQVSIPIFQGGRLVSSVKVARAQQGAAVLDYRQTVLTALGDVENALVSYRTDQKREAGLSKTIDALQNAFDLASSSYRQGIATFIDVLDAQRQLAQAQQQRDQARVQSALDLVALYKALGGGWEPYQEVQLPDYAVFGDAPRG from the coding sequence CTGATGATTCGACGTTTAAGCCCCCTGATGTTAATGCTGCTGCTGGCAGGCTGTGCCGTAGGGCCTGATTACCAGCAGCCCGCGCCGCAAACCCCGAGCCAGTGGAACGATCCGGGAGATGGCGGCGTGAAATCACAAACCGCGTCGAGCGCCATCAATCCTCGCTGGTGGAAAACCTTCGGCGATCCTCAGCTGGATAGCCTGATTGAGCGCGCCATCGCCGGCAACCTGTCGCTACAGCAAACCGTGCTGCGCATCGCCGGGGCGCGGGAACAGATCAACCAGGCGGGCGGCGCCTTCTTCCCGGCGGTGAACGGCAACCTGCAGGCTACCCGGCAGCAGCTGGGGCTGGAGGGGGAGCTGAAATCCCACGGCGTGTACGACCAGCTTGATGATGTCGACCCTGAATTGCGCGGGGCGCTGGGGCCGCTGACCCAGCCGATTAACCTCTATCAGGGCAGCTTTGACGCCCAGTGGGAGCTGGATCTGTGGGGCAAGGTGCGCCGCCAGGTTGAAGCCGCCAACGCTCAGCAGCAGGCGGCTATCGAGCAGCGCAACGATGCGCTGGTGTCGCTGGAGGCGGAAGTCGCCCGCGCCTGGCTCCAGCTGCGCGGTGCCCAGAGCAGCATCGCGACGCTCAACACCCAGATCGAGAGCGCGCAGCAGACTCTGGATCTGACCAGCAGCCGCCAGCGCGGCGGCCTGTCGCCGCAGATGGACGTGGAGAACGCCCGCGCCCAGCTTGGCAATCTGGAGGCGCAGCTTCCGCAGTATGAAGCCCAGGCGCGGCAGGCGATGAACGGCCTGGCGATCCTGCTGGGCAAACCGCCGGGGGCGCTGGACGGCGAATTGCAGGCCAGCAAACCGCTGTCCGAGTTGCCGGAAATTGTCCCCACCGGGATCCCGTCCACGCTGGCGCGGCGACGTCCGGACGTGCGTGAGGCCGAGGCGAATCTGCATGCGGCCACCGCGCAGATCGGCGTGTCGGTGGCGCAGCTCTTCCCCAGCGTCTCCCTCAGCGGCCAGTTTGGGCTGCGTAACAGCGAGGCCAGCTGGCTCACCGACTGGAGCAGCCACTTCTACAGCGTCGGGCCGCAGGTCTCTATTCCCATCTTCCAGGGCGGACGGCTGGTCTCCAGCGTGAAGGTCGCCCGTGCCCAGCAGGGTGCCGCCGTGCTGGACTATCGTCAGACGGTGCTTACCGCGCTGGGGGATGTGGAAAATGCGCTGGTCAGCTACCGCACCGACCAGAAGCGGGAGGCGGGATTAAGCAAAACCATCGATGCGCTGCAAAACGCTTTCGATCTGGCGAGCAGCAGCTATCGTCAGGGGATCGCCACCTTTATCGACGTGCTTGATGCCCAGCGCCAGCTGGCCCAGGCGCAGCAGCAGCGGGATCAGGCCCGGGTGCAGAGTGCGCTGGATCTGGTGGCGCTCTATAAAGCGCTTGGCGGGGGATGGGAGCCGTATCAGGAGGTGCAGCTGCCGGATTATGCTGTGTTTGGGGATGCGCCGAGGGGATGA
- the ldtB gene encoding L,D-transpeptidase produces MNMKLTSLFAAAFAVVGFCKTASAVTYPLPTDGSRLVGQNQVVTIEEGNSQPLEYFAAEYQLGLSNMMEANPGVDPYLPKGGTVLNIPQQLILPDTVHEGIIINSAEMRLYYYPKGTNTVIVLPIGIGQLGKDTPMNWTTKVERKKAGPTWTPTAKMHAEYIAAGEPLPAVVPAGPDNPMGLYALYIGRLYAIHGTNANFGIGLRVSHGCVRLRNDDIKFLFENVPVGTRVQFINEPVKATTEPDGSRYLEVHNPLSTSEEQIDNNVTVPITLTSNVQAVTGQQDVDATIVDQAIQNRSGMPVRLN; encoded by the coding sequence ATGAATATGAAATTAACTTCGCTTTTTGCGGCGGCGTTTGCCGTAGTAGGGTTTTGCAAGACCGCTTCTGCTGTCACCTATCCACTGCCAACCGACGGTAGCCGTCTGGTCGGTCAGAACCAGGTTGTGACCATTGAAGAAGGCAACAGCCAGCCGCTGGAATATTTCGCAGCAGAATATCAACTTGGCCTCTCCAACATGATGGAAGCTAACCCGGGCGTCGATCCGTACCTGCCGAAAGGCGGCACCGTGCTGAACATTCCTCAGCAGCTGATCCTGCCGGATACCGTGCATGAAGGTATCATCATCAACAGCGCCGAAATGCGTCTGTACTACTACCCGAAAGGCACCAACACCGTAATCGTGCTGCCAATCGGTATCGGCCAGCTGGGTAAAGATACCCCGATGAACTGGACCACCAAAGTTGAGCGTAAGAAAGCGGGCCCAACCTGGACCCCAACCGCGAAAATGCACGCGGAATACATTGCCGCGGGCGAGCCGCTGCCAGCCGTTGTGCCTGCGGGCCCGGATAACCCAATGGGTCTGTACGCGCTCTATATTGGCCGTCTGTATGCGATTCACGGCACCAATGCCAACTTCGGTATCGGCCTGCGCGTGAGCCACGGTTGTGTACGTCTGCGTAACGACGACATCAAATTCCTGTTCGAAAACGTACCGGTGGGTACTCGCGTACAGTTCATCAACGAGCCGGTAAAAGCGACCACCGAGCCAGATGGCAGCCGTTACCTCGAAGTGCATAACCCGCTCTCTACCAGCGAAGAGCAGATCGACAATAACGTGACTGTGCCAATTACCCTGACCAGCAATGTGCAGGCGGTGACCGGCCAGCAGGATGTGGATGCGACGATTGTGGATCAGGCGATTCAGAATCGTTCGGGGATGCCGGTTCGTCTGAACTAA